From the Syngnathoides biaculeatus isolate LvHL_M chromosome 10, ASM1980259v1, whole genome shotgun sequence genome, one window contains:
- the thumpd3 gene encoding THUMP domain-containing protein 3, with protein sequence MSSPGDGPVGQAPTGLESIISVTIGATVPTGFEHTAAEEVHEKIGVEARISKDRGRIYFTITTDKLFQVHLLRSVDNLFVVVDEYDQYQFKESKEETLAELQQLASKLPWTNALEVWKLNRTLKKRKGQRKGANGARGKPSSEVEEAIPDDKSQAEELPVPDDPNKTEVAPDTETITQDSEETEPNVTPPIIKFRVTCNRAGDKHSFSSNEAARDFGGAVQEFFQWKADMTKFDIEVLLNIHNSEVVIGIALTEESLHRRNISHFGPTTLRSTLCYGMLRLCKPQPSDIVLDPMCGTGAIPLEGALEFPASFYISGDNNDMAVNRTVNNVCHIQKRKEDKGCAPGLPIDTVRWDLASLPMRSSSVDIIVTDMPFGKRMGSRKKNWDLYPSCLREMARVCRPTSGKAVLLTQDKKCFSKALSRIGGLWRKQHTVWVNVGGLHAGVFVLRRTGAAFGQTPEDIYESQGTARTEGDQDDTQRC encoded by the exons ATGTCCTCCCCAGGAGATGGGCCTGTCGGACAGGCTCCCACTGGGCTTGAGTCTATCATCAGCGTCACCATTGGGGCGACGGTACCCACGGGGTTTGAACACACAGCTGCAGAGGAGGTCCACGAGAAGATTGGTGTAGAAGCCCGCATAAGTAAAGACCGCGGTCGTATTTACTTCACCATTACTACCGACAAGCTCTTCCAG GTTCACCTGCTCAGGTCTGTGGACAACCTGTTTGTGGTGGTCGATGAATATGATCAATACCAATTTAAAGAATCAAAG GAGGAGACGTTGGCAGAGCTGCAACAGCTTGCCTCCAAGCTTCCGTGGACGAATGCCTTGGAGGTGTGGAAACTGAACCGCactttgaaaaagagaaaaggccAACGTAAAGGAGCTAATGGCGCTAGAGGTAAGCCCAGCAGTGAGGTCGAAGAGGCGATTCCGGATGACAAGTCACAGGCTGAGGAGCTGCCTGTACCCGATGACCCAAACAAGACCGAGGTGGCACCTGACACCGAGACCATCACGCAGGACTCTGAGGAAACAGAACCCAACGTCACCCCTCCAATAATCAAGTTCCGTGTGACGTGCAACCGGGCTGGTGACAAGCACAGCTTTTCCTCCAATGAGGCAGCAAGAGATTTTGGTGGAGCGGTGCAGGAGTTCTTCCAGTGGAAAGCAGACATGACAAAGTTTGACATTGAG GTCTTATTGAATATACACAATAGTGAGGTGGTCATTGGCATCGCACTCACTGAAGAGAGTCTTCACAGAAGAAACATCAGCCACTTTGGACCCACCACACTGCGCTCCACCTTGTGCTACGGCATGCTCAG GTTGTGTAAACCTCAGCCATCCGACATTGTACTTGATCCAATGTGTGGAACTGGAGCTATACCTTTGGag GGGGCGTTGGAGTTTCCTGCATCCTTTTACATTTCTGGAGACAACAATGACATGGCCGTAAACCGCACAGTAAACAACGTGTGTCACATTCAGAAAAGGAAAGAAGACAAGGGCTG TGCACCCGGGCTGCCCATTGACACAGTCCGCTGGGATTTGGCCAGTTTACCAATGAGGTCCAGCTCAGTTGATATCATCGTCACTGACATGCCCTTTGGAAAAAG GATGGGGTCCAGAAAGAAGAACTGGGACCTTTACCCCTCCTGCCTGAGAGAAATGGCGCGTGTTTGTAGGCCGACTTCTGGAAAGGCAGTGCTGTTGACACAAGACAAGAAATGCTTTTCCAAG gcTCTGTCCAGAATAGGGGGACTGTGGAGGAAGCAGCACACTGTTTGGGTCAATGTTGGTGGTTTACACGCCGGAGTGTTCGTGCTCAGGAGGACCGGCGCCGCATTTGGCCAAACTCCCGAAGATATCTACGAATCACAAGGGACAGCGCGTACCGAAGGAGATCAGGACGACACGCAGCGCTGTTAG